In a single window of the Rhopalosiphum padi isolate XX-2018 chromosome 1, ASM2088224v1, whole genome shotgun sequence genome:
- the LOC132918686 gene encoding uncharacterized protein LOC132918686 yields MYHNMIQAVLFLISITAVASLNVGTTLYNHVDIMYDTPWTEKDTLMLHGRMLIENLIPKNVVDGNSFLSYIKLIIKTSETIVNDQTRKIAMVSVADAIGGYMHGVLLPHVNQEYYKGHESYKVTNELHALLRKIKFILDTDGRGWMKPADMGRSTTTTADKDDDDDRIDEETDNPCAALLLNGVPSDGRPAAVPMPAFDDNSNPGSLAFPFAVGKRLFAVDRPWTAADDRRPLLVRYYRLAAGCTSSAPQQFRADINRWLDEVLVPLLANRRRWYPVLAGASRVVLAAAKAASNGTAAVGGRPKRGAAAATNDNGDDIITMRRSCDDGPDSRVPNSNVPLAVILVSLVLIWITYGCVFGNKQQPQTFTI; encoded by the exons ATGTATCACAATATGATTCAAGCTGTGCTTTTTCTAATATCGATCACTGCAGTTGCGTCGCTTAACGTCGGTACAACGTTATACAACCACGTTGATATTATGTACGATACGCCGTGGACTGAAAAAGATACGTTGATGTTACACGGCCGGatgttaattgaaaatttaatccctAAAAACGTAGTCGACGGAAATTCATTCCTCAGCTACATAAAGTTGATCATCAAAACATCGGAGACAATCGTCAATGACCAGACCAGAAAAATCGCCATGGTTTCGGTGGCTGATGCAATTGGAGGATACATGCACGGAGTGTTGCTACCGCATGTAAACCAAGAGTATTATAAAGGGCACGAAAGCTATAAAGTCACCAATGAGCTGCACGCGTTGTTACGGAAAATCAA GTTCATTTTGGACACGGACGGACGTGGTTGGATGAAGCCGGCAGACATGGGACGGTCGACCACGACCACCGCCGAtaaggacgacgacgacgaccgcaTCGACGAGGAGACAGACAACCCGTGTGCGGCACTACTGCTAAACGGCGTACCGTCTGACGGACGACCGGCCGCCGTGCCGATGCCCGCATTCGACGACAACTCGAATCCCGGTTCGTTAGCGTTTCCGTTCGCTGTCGGCAAGCGGCTGTTCGCCGTGGACAGGCCGTGGACGGCGGCCGACGACCGCCGTCCGCTGCTCGTCCGGTATTACCGGCTGGCCGCCGGCTGCACGTCGTCGGCGCCGCAGCAGTTCCGAGCGGACATTAATCGTTGGCTGGACGAAGTGTTGGTGCCGCTCTTGGCGAACCGCCGGCGGTGGTATCCCGTGCTGGCCGGTGCGTCTCGCGTCGTCCTGGCCGCGGCCAAGGCAGCCAGCAATGGCACTGCGGCTGTGGGTGGCCGACCAAAACGCGGGGCGGCGGCGGCTACCAACGACAACGGCGATGATATTATTACGATGCGCAGGTCGTGTGACGACGGCCCCGACAGCCGAGTACCCAACTCGAACGTTCCGCTGGCTGTGATTCTCGTGTCGTTGGTGCTCATCTGGATAACGTACGGCTGCGTATTCGGAAACAAACAACAACCGCAGACCTTCACTATATAA